A window of Myxococcus xanthus contains these coding sequences:
- a CDS encoding 5'-3' exonuclease yields MRLHLVDGTYELYRAHFSPRPGHAAPDGQDVKATVGLMSSLLALLHDADEAVTHVAVAFDNPIRSFRNALFDGYKSDEGVPPELHAQFDLAEEAVRALGVTAWSMKEQEADDALATAAARWADTVEQVRLLTPDKDLGQCVRGSRVVQVDRRQEKVLDEDAVRAKLGVPPASVPDLLALMGDAADGIPGLPGFGEKGASALLSAHGHLEDIPAEASEWKVRPRGAEKLAATLREHRDAALLYRRLATLVTDAPLPGTSSLEDLAWKGVPPAVYEAFCDRLGLTTLKRRPKRWAP; encoded by the coding sequence ATGCGCCTGCACCTGGTCGACGGCACCTACGAGCTCTACCGCGCCCATTTCTCGCCCCGTCCGGGCCATGCCGCGCCGGATGGACAGGACGTGAAGGCCACGGTGGGGCTGATGTCCTCGCTGCTCGCGCTGCTGCACGACGCGGACGAGGCGGTGACGCACGTGGCGGTGGCGTTCGACAACCCCATCCGCTCGTTCCGCAACGCGCTGTTCGACGGCTACAAGAGCGACGAGGGCGTGCCCCCGGAGCTGCACGCGCAGTTCGACCTGGCGGAGGAGGCCGTGCGCGCGCTGGGCGTCACCGCGTGGTCCATGAAGGAGCAGGAGGCGGATGACGCGCTGGCCACCGCCGCGGCGCGCTGGGCGGACACGGTGGAGCAGGTGCGGCTGCTCACGCCCGACAAGGACTTGGGCCAGTGCGTGCGTGGCAGCCGTGTGGTGCAGGTGGACCGGCGGCAGGAAAAGGTGCTCGACGAGGACGCAGTGCGCGCGAAGCTGGGCGTGCCCCCCGCGAGCGTGCCGGACCTGCTGGCGCTGATGGGCGACGCGGCGGATGGCATCCCCGGACTGCCGGGCTTCGGGGAGAAGGGCGCGTCGGCATTGCTGAGCGCGCATGGCCACCTGGAGGACATTCCCGCGGAGGCGTCCGAGTGGAAGGTGCGTCCCCGGGGCGCGGAGAAGCTGGCAGCGACGCTGCGCGAGCACCGTGACGCCGCGCTGCTCTACCGCCGGCTGGCCACGCTGGTGACGGACGCGCCGCTGCCGGGCACGTCGTCACTGGAGGACCTGGCGTGGAAGGGCGTGCCGCCCGCCGTGTACGAAGCGTTCTGTGACCGGCTGGGCCTGACGACGCTCAAGCGCCGTCCCAAGCGCTGGGCGCCGTGA
- a CDS encoding DUF4398 domain-containing protein, which yields MRLKLAAMLLGLTMVGCAGRQVLPAPNEHRVQAEASLRSAEGAGAARVPEAALHLEFARQQIADAERLWVEGEQEAAELRFMQAEADAELAQALARAVPLERESRRLAAQAESLRRGQP from the coding sequence ATGCGCCTGAAGCTGGCGGCGATGCTGCTGGGCCTGACGATGGTGGGATGCGCCGGGCGGCAGGTGCTTCCCGCGCCGAACGAGCACCGTGTGCAGGCGGAAGCCTCGCTGCGCTCGGCGGAAGGCGCTGGCGCCGCCCGAGTCCCCGAAGCAGCCCTACACCTGGAGTTCGCCCGGCAGCAGATTGCCGACGCGGAGCGGCTGTGGGTGGAAGGCGAACAGGAAGCCGCGGAGCTGCGCTTCATGCAGGCCGAGGCGGACGCTGAGCTGGCACAGGCGCTGGCCCGGGCCGTCCCGCTGGAGCGCGAGTCGCGACGCTTGGCCGCCCAGGCGGAGTCCCTGCGCCGCGGCCAGCCGTGA
- a CDS encoding OmpA family protein has product MLKRGWKALAGVTALAAVGCAHAPPPQELLNARAAYQEVSTSPQGRERPRDVAAARDALLEAEREYDRSQDSPRTRSLSYVALRKSETAGARGTADLAARRQAEAQATLQQAQARQWQRSQAELDAARQQLAQAERERLQALQQQQQSRQHAVTQQQEAERMRMDAQRRQHEAEQLRRLAQQQEAESRRLAEKTTRLQEEAQRRARAESESRRLAQENHELLQRSAELEAEQEARRQVERELERERQARLDAEQRATEALTQLESTARDVKVREEERGLVLTMSGQVLFASNAVDLLPTAREQLTEVAHALKVSDSPMVIEGHTDSMGSDAMNEALSYRRAEHVREFLISQGVSRDRIQVRGLGEYRPVANNSTPEGRANNRRVEIILPRGGEEATGGSGAEPPTTPRR; this is encoded by the coding sequence ATGCTGAAGCGTGGATGGAAGGCCCTCGCTGGCGTCACGGCGCTGGCCGCCGTGGGGTGTGCACACGCACCACCGCCCCAGGAGCTCCTCAACGCGCGCGCGGCCTACCAGGAGGTCTCCACCAGCCCCCAGGGCCGAGAGCGTCCTCGAGACGTCGCGGCGGCGCGAGATGCGCTGCTGGAAGCCGAGCGGGAGTACGACCGCAGCCAGGACTCTCCTCGCACCCGCTCGCTGTCCTACGTGGCGTTGCGCAAGTCCGAGACGGCGGGGGCACGCGGCACCGCGGACCTGGCGGCGCGGCGTCAGGCGGAGGCCCAGGCCACGCTCCAGCAAGCGCAGGCGCGGCAGTGGCAGCGCTCGCAGGCGGAGCTGGATGCGGCCCGGCAGCAGCTCGCCCAGGCCGAGCGTGAGCGGCTGCAAGCCCTCCAGCAACAGCAACAGTCCCGGCAGCACGCCGTGACGCAGCAACAGGAAGCCGAGCGCATGCGGATGGATGCCCAGCGGCGCCAGCACGAGGCGGAACAGCTGCGGCGGCTGGCCCAGCAGCAGGAAGCGGAGTCGCGGCGGCTGGCGGAGAAGACCACGCGGCTTCAGGAAGAAGCGCAACGCCGGGCGCGGGCCGAGTCCGAATCCCGGCGACTGGCCCAGGAGAACCACGAACTGCTCCAGCGCTCGGCGGAGCTGGAAGCGGAGCAGGAGGCACGGCGCCAGGTGGAGCGGGAGCTGGAACGCGAGCGACAGGCGCGGCTCGACGCGGAACAGCGCGCCACGGAGGCGCTGACACAGTTGGAGTCGACGGCGCGCGACGTGAAGGTCCGCGAGGAGGAACGAGGCCTGGTGCTGACGATGTCAGGGCAGGTGCTGTTCGCGTCGAACGCGGTGGACCTGCTCCCTACGGCGCGTGAGCAACTGACGGAGGTGGCCCACGCGCTCAAGGTGTCCGACAGTCCCATGGTCATCGAAGGCCACACGGATTCGATGGGCTCGGACGCGATGAACGAAGCCCTGTCCTACCGGCGGGCGGAGCACGTGCGGGAGTTCCTCATCAGCCAGGGCGTGAGTCGCGACCGCATCCAGGTGCGCGGCCTGGGCGAGTACCGCCCCGTCGCCAACAACTCCACCCCAGAGGGCCGCGCCAACAACCGGCGCGTTGAAATCATCCTCCCGCGTGGAGGGGAGGAGGCCACTGGCGGCAGCGGCGCTGAGCCCCCGACGACGCCTCGGCGCTGA
- a CDS encoding GNAT family N-acetyltransferase yields MPAMGPDAVFNLLSTERLHLVQLPPDAAWRVLAYHEANREHVSTVSPARPANFFSVTYWRTRLAQDREDFRLDLSLRVFLLPRKQSIQLSPIIGNISLTNIRRGPLQSADLGYGLDHRYEGQGLMTEALRALCDYAFNVMGLHRLQANHLPENLRSAAVLKRLGFQVEGIARELLLIDGQWRDHVLNALIAPGRRG; encoded by the coding sequence ATGCCCGCCATGGGCCCAGACGCAGTTTTCAACCTGCTGAGCACCGAACGCCTGCATCTGGTGCAGCTCCCACCGGATGCGGCGTGGCGGGTGCTCGCGTACCACGAGGCGAACCGGGAGCACGTCTCCACCGTGTCACCGGCACGGCCGGCCAACTTCTTCTCGGTGACGTACTGGCGCACGCGGCTGGCGCAGGACCGCGAGGACTTCCGGCTCGACCTGTCGCTGCGCGTGTTCCTGCTGCCGCGAAAACAGTCCATCCAGTTGTCGCCCATCATCGGCAACATCTCACTCACGAACATCCGCCGCGGTCCGTTGCAGTCCGCGGACCTGGGCTACGGCTTGGACCACCGCTACGAAGGCCAGGGCCTGATGACGGAGGCCCTGCGCGCGCTGTGTGACTACGCCTTCAACGTCATGGGCCTGCACCGGCTCCAGGCCAACCACCTGCCGGAGAACCTGCGCAGCGCCGCGGTGCTGAAGCGCCTGGGCTTCCAGGTGGAGGGCATCGCGCGGGAGCTCCTGCTCATCGACGGCCAGTGGCGCGACCACGTCCTCAACGCGCTGATTGCCCCTGGCCGGCGAGGATGA
- a CDS encoding DUF1338 domain-containing protein: protein MTTDSAHRLLDLLWERYAAEVPYARTFVQLSGGRFRNDHVALRSLARPGGGIALFSQSFIRLGWKAAGAYTFPDAHLSAIYLSHPAGLPRIFISELKQEELSPRARELLARLPEDPAPPEDVDALAAWFGSPPPPDEAALLELEKESQYGAWLLAFGRKVNHFTGSVDDVEAWQKRMREAGVPMKADIEGAPGTSLRQTATQAAPLPVLLEGGGSRSWPYAYFEIAQRTPDFDGFLGPQARALFDMTKRGG from the coding sequence ATGACCACCGACTCCGCCCACCGTCTCCTGGACCTGCTGTGGGAGCGCTACGCCGCGGAGGTGCCCTATGCGCGCACCTTCGTGCAGCTCTCAGGGGGCCGCTTCCGCAATGACCATGTCGCGCTTCGCTCGCTGGCCCGGCCCGGTGGTGGCATCGCGCTCTTCTCGCAGTCCTTCATCCGGCTCGGCTGGAAGGCCGCGGGCGCGTACACCTTTCCGGATGCGCACCTGTCCGCCATCTATTTGTCACATCCGGCAGGGCTGCCCCGCATCTTCATCTCCGAGCTGAAGCAGGAGGAGCTGTCCCCGCGCGCTCGCGAGCTGCTCGCCCGGCTGCCCGAGGACCCCGCGCCTCCCGAGGACGTGGACGCACTGGCCGCGTGGTTCGGCTCGCCGCCCCCTCCAGACGAGGCCGCGCTGCTGGAGCTGGAGAAGGAGTCCCAGTATGGCGCCTGGCTGCTCGCCTTCGGCCGCAAGGTGAACCACTTCACCGGCTCGGTGGACGACGTGGAGGCGTGGCAGAAGCGCATGCGCGAGGCCGGGGTGCCGATGAAGGCCGACATCGAGGGCGCGCCCGGGACGTCGCTGCGGCAGACGGCCACGCAGGCCGCGCCGCTGCCCGTGTTGCTCGAGGGCGGTGGCTCGCGCTCCTGGCCCTACGCCTACTTCGAGATTGCCCAGCGCACGCCGGACTTCGACGGCTTCCTGGGCCCCCAGGCCCGGGCGCTCTTCGACATGACGAAGCGCGGCGGGTAG